The DNA segment CAGATCACTTACGGCTGTTTCACACTGCAGCCTTCTTTCATTATACTTGGACTCAGACAGACCTCTTCGTTTATTGGTATTGGCTATGATCAGCTGCTCATTCGTTAAGGAAATCGGAGTGTGTTGATAATCCAATGTATCACAGTTTAATAGAATCGCATGATCTTTCTTCCCCATTCCACTAGCGAATTGATCCATGATTCCACAATTTACACCGACAAATTCGTTCTCCGCCTTTTGAGCCAGCTTCACCATCTCGATCCGATCGATCTCAAGCTGGAATAGCTCCTTCAGCATAACAGCTGTAACCAATTCAACCGAGGCTGACGAGGACAAACCTGCCCCGTTTGGAATGTTTCCATAAAAAACGGCATCGAAACCAGTGGGGATCTTGTAACCAGCTTGCCGGAATACAGCAGCCACACCTTTCGGATAGTTCGCCCAGTCGTGAACTTGTTCATAAGTCAGACCGTCTACTTTGGTTTCGATGATTCCTAATTCGTTAAAATTCTTGGAATACAGTCGAACCTTTTGATCCTGTCGTTTGCGGACGACAACATACGTCCCCACACTAAGCGCGCACGGGAAAACGTGGCCTCCGTTATAATCGGTATGCTCCCCTATGAGGTTGACACGTCCTGGAGCAAAAAAAGATACACATTCTCCATGATCCCCAAACTGATGCATAAATTCCTTTTTCAATTGTTCCATCTTTTCACCTTACCCTTATAAGATTTATAGAATACCTATTGGAGATAGCAACGTGTAGATAATGATCATCGCCAATGTCACAGCCACTCCGACAGGGAATACAAGTTTCCACGGGGTCATATCGACCTTCGACTTTTCTTCTAAAGTGAAATCTTTCTCGCGAGGGCGAAGCTTGCCGATTAGCAGCATTAACCCTGAACATAATACGAAAAGAATCGCTAATATATGAAGGAAGTGGATTCCTGTGTCCCAAACTAGCTGAGTGACGGCATAAATCGAAATAAATACAAACAACGATATTTTCGCTGCTATAGCTGGAACACGTTTAGTCAGATAGCCAACAATAAGAATCGTGAAGATTGGCACATTATAAAAACCGTTAACGATTTGTAAGTATTGAAAGAAACCTTGAGGCACCAGATCAATCAGTGGTGCGATACACATCGCAAACAAAGCGAGTACGATACCAATATATTTCCCTTTACGGACAACCTCACGATCAGGTGCCTCTGGCTTGAAATACGGCTTATAAATATTGAGTGCAATCAACGTAACGGATGAGTTCAATGCTGAATTAAAGGAGGATAAGATCGCACCGAACAGGACAGCGGCAAAGAAACCTACCAAAGGCGTTGGCAATACTTCTTTGACCAGTCTGGGATAAGCATTCGTCGGCTCAAGCCCCGGACCGAACATGTTGAAAGCGATAATTCCCGGAAGAATCAGGAAGACAGGTCCTAACAGTTTCAAAAAAGCGGCAATCAACACCCCTTTTTGACCTTCCTTCAAATTCTTCGCCGCAATCGCCCGCTGCATAATATGCTGGGCCGTTCCCCAGTAAAATAGGTTGACTAAAAGCATCCCTGTAAACATGGTTCCAAAGGGCACCGGACTTTCGGAACCGCCGACTGAATTCAATTTTTCCGGAGATTCTTGAACGATTGTACTCAACCCATTTGTTATCGAACCATCCCCTAAGACAAACAACCCGATAACCGGAATCATCAATCCCCCGATCAGAAGACCAATGCCATTAATGGAATCAGACACGGCAACAGCCTTTAACCCACCAAAAATGGCGTAAATCGAACCGACAATTCCAATCGCAAATACCGTAATAAATAAACCTGTCATGCGGCTTACCCCTAGCGCTTCCGGAATACCGAACAAACCATTAATGGCGACCGCTCCGGAATAGAGGATCGGTGGAAGCAGATTAAAAATATACCCGAACAAGAAAAGAATGGTGACAATTTGTTTTGTCCCAAAGTCATAACGATCTTCTAAGAAATCAGGGATGGTCGTAATGCCGCCTTTCAAATATCTTGGTAAAAGAAATAAGGCAACAACCACTAACGCAATAGCAGACCCGACTTCCCAGCCCATCACCGCAAGGGTATCAGAATACCCTTGCGCATTTAATCCAATCAATTGTTCCGTAGATAAATTCGTAAGCATGAGAGAACCGGCAATCGTCCACGCCCCTAAGCTCCTTCCACCTAGGAAATAACCATCCTGGGTGGCTAAGTTCTCTTTACGAGTTAGGAAGTATGAGATAAGTGCTACTAGTCCAGTAAAAAATAGAAAAGATACAATCGTAAATAGATTCATAGTTGTCTCTCCTTGCACAGTTGGTTTGAATGCGTTTGCAATATAGTTAGTAAAATTAATTAATTAATTTACATACAACTTATCACAAGAAACAGAAAAATGAAAACCCTTTATTATGAATTGAGCTCTCCCTTCATCTGTTTGAACAACACTTTTTTTGACCTATATTTTTTTGAAAAAAGTAATGAGTACGTTAAACAGCCCGCTATCTTTATTAAATAATTTTCCTTAGTTTTAAGCCTATGTTATGATAAATGTATTATAATTGTGGGAGGAAAAAGTATGTCTTCGAAGTACAATAGGGGAAGTTTTCAATTAATGAAATCGATCAATCGCTCCATCATCCTGAATATGATTCGCAAAGATGGCCCGATTTCCCGAGCTGAGATTGCCAAACAAACAAAACTCACCCCTCCCACCGTCAGTAATATCGTCAAAGAATTGATTACCAGCGAATTCGTCATCGAAACCACACAAGGTGCTTCACAAGGCGGAAGGAAGCCGACATTGCTAGCCATCAATGCCGAACATTTCTACATCATCGGCATCGACGTCGGACGCTACAAGATGAAGTTCATGGTCACAAACTTGTTTGGTGAATTAAAAGATTCAACCATCTTAGGAATTAAAGAATATCCGACTGAGGAAGACCTTCTTGCTACGATGAAAACAGGTATCCACTCCTTGTTACAATCAAGCACGATTGATACAGAAAAATTTCTAGGAATTGGCGTAGGTATGCACGGCATTGTTGATGTAGAAAAGGGAATCTCACTCTTCGCCCCTTCCTTCGACCTTCACAATATTCCCATAAAGGAAGAGTTGGAAAGAGAGTTCCGGATGATTGTCAAAATAGAAAATGATGCCCGCACCATGACACTTGGCGAATCCTGGTTTGGAAATGGAAAAGATACCGATAACCTTGTAGGGATCAACGTCGGCCATGGAATCGGTGCAGGTATCATGATCAATGGCAGACTTTTTCATGGGGAAAATAACATTGCAGGAGAAATCGGACATGTCACCATCGACCTGTCAGGGCCGAAGTGTACCTGTGGAAATTATGGCTGTCTACAGACGTTAGCCGGAGGTCCGGCGATTGCAGAACGAGCCAAGAAACAATTAAAAACGGGCAAAACATCACGTATTCTAGACTTAGTCGAGAATGATATCGAGAAGATAGACGGAGAGATGGTTTATCAAGCCGCTTGTGATGGAGATGAGTTCAGTGTTGAATTATTAAATCAAACGGGAAGATTTTTGGGCATAGGTCTCGTCAACCTCATGCACACGTTAAACCCGAAACGAATCATTATCGGCGGTGGAGTGGCTAACGCAGGAGACTTTTTGATGGAAGGGATAAAAGAAACCATTCAGTCAAAAGGATTGACGAAACAAGCCAGGGACACCTCGATTGTATTATCAAGCCTTGGAGAAAATGCTTCTGCCTATGGTGCATGTGTATTGATTTTAGAAGAATTTTTTTCCCAGCATTAAGGAGCTTGGTGGGAGAAACAGAAATTTTTGCAGAAGGATGCCCCAAAAATCCTTAAAAGAACCGATAGCTGAGCATTCTACGCTTAGCTATCGGTTCTTTTTCGTTTCTCATAAAGTGAACTTCCATCAGTGGGAGTTTTCTTCATCCCACTGATGGTTAGTTGAACCAATAGTTAATTCCTGCAAACGGCATTTGTAACACCCTTCTCTTGAAGCGGAGTAACAAGAGTAGTTCTTCCCGGTTGGAACCCTTCCGTTAATGCCGTGTTTTTCCATTTTTGTCGTTTCCATGTAGTATGGATACTTCTATCCCAACCCAGACCAATTTGTGCAAACATCTTGAAAATAAATGGATTTAGTGGATCAATCGCTGTTCTCATCCTCGATAGCCTTGTCATAAGGCATTCTTAATATGTCAGGGGTAGAGAACTGGAAAAAACTTTTCCTTTTTTCGATTACGATACCTACATCACCTGAATAAATAGCATGAATTAACGTATTAAGAACTGCTTCTCTAAGAGCTTTATGTACGATTGACTCACAGACTGGCGTATAAAATCGTTACCTTGTATTTGGAATGGGATATCAATGTCTGATATTATTTTTCCAATAACTTTAAAATATAAGTCATATAAGTTTCCAGACCAAGTTCCATCTTGTGAGGTAATTCTATTGGACCACCGCTCGCCAGGAATTTCAGAGAGTATTTCCCTATTATCTAAAAAGTAGTTTGGAAATAAATCAGCTATAGATCTTTCTTCGCCAAACATCATTAGCCCTGCAATAGTTAAACCCCTCCAGAATATTATCTCAAAGTATATAGAATTCCCCCTAAGTTTAGTCATCACAGCACACTCAATGAATATAATATTAACGATATGGATAAAATATAAATTAACAATATTGACAAATCGTTAACTTTGTCTATAATGGAGGTAGGAGGATGAGAATAATGAGTAAAGCCGTATATGATCTAACCGCAAAACAAATTAATTTAGGCTTTCAAGAAAAAGATCACCACCTTATTGAAAAAGAAACTGATTTCATTTTAAACAAGATTGTAACAGTGATGCTCACAGTATTTTCTGACAAAATTGAAGGGATTACCTTTGATCATTATGGTGTAATTTTAAAAAGTGAATATTTGCTTTCAGAAAAACATCAAGAGAATTTACTGAAGTGGCTTAAGCGGTTAATGGAAATTGAATACCCTTCCTCAGATATAGAATTTGGCAAACTAAAAGTAGATCTTGAGAACTGGTACTATAAAATGGGAGGAGAAGAGATTCACTTCCACTATCATGATGATTATCTTTTAACTCCTAAAGAAGCATCAGAGCGCTTGGGCGTGTCTAGAGTTACCTTAAATAAATATATACAACAGGGATTAGAGTCTTTAGATACTTCGTCTCATCACAAAATCCCCTTGTATGTTATTGATTTATGGAATGACCCCGTATATT comes from the Halobacillus shinanisalinarum genome and includes:
- a CDS encoding galactokinase: MEQLKKEFMHQFGDHGECVSFFAPGRVNLIGEHTDYNGGHVFPCALSVGTYVVVRKRQDQKVRLYSKNFNELGIIETKVDGLTYEQVHDWANYPKGVAAVFRQAGYKIPTGFDAVFYGNIPNGAGLSSSASVELVTAVMLKELFQLEIDRIEMVKLAQKAENEFVGVNCGIMDQFASGMGKKDHAILLNCDTLDYQHTPISLTNEQLIIANTNKRRGLSESKYNERRLQCETAVSDLQAKLDISQLGELTGDEFEAYKGLIHDEMVRKRAKHVVYENLRTINAVEKLKAGDVEGFGRLMNESHVSLRDDYEVTGKELDALVEAAWEEGAIGSRMTGAGFGGCTISIVPNEMTSRFIDRVGQKYTEATGLEADFYVVNIGDGAKKL
- a CDS encoding solute:sodium symporter family transporter, which produces MNLFTIVSFLFFTGLVALISYFLTRKENLATQDGYFLGGRSLGAWTIAGSLMLTNLSTEQLIGLNAQGYSDTLAVMGWEVGSAIALVVVALFLLPRYLKGGITTIPDFLEDRYDFGTKQIVTILFLFGYIFNLLPPILYSGAVAINGLFGIPEALGVSRMTGLFITVFAIGIVGSIYAIFGGLKAVAVSDSINGIGLLIGGLMIPVIGLFVLGDGSITNGLSTIVQESPEKLNSVGGSESPVPFGTMFTGMLLVNLFYWGTAQHIMQRAIAAKNLKEGQKGVLIAAFLKLLGPVFLILPGIIAFNMFGPGLEPTNAYPRLVKEVLPTPLVGFFAAVLFGAILSSFNSALNSSVTLIALNIYKPYFKPEAPDREVVRKGKYIGIVLALFAMCIAPLIDLVPQGFFQYLQIVNGFYNVPIFTILIVGYLTKRVPAIAAKISLFVFISIYAVTQLVWDTGIHFLHILAILFVLCSGLMLLIGKLRPREKDFTLEEKSKVDMTPWKLVFPVGVAVTLAMIIIYTLLSPIGIL
- a CDS encoding ROK family transcriptional regulator, which translates into the protein MSSKYNRGSFQLMKSINRSIILNMIRKDGPISRAEIAKQTKLTPPTVSNIVKELITSEFVIETTQGASQGGRKPTLLAINAEHFYIIGIDVGRYKMKFMVTNLFGELKDSTILGIKEYPTEEDLLATMKTGIHSLLQSSTIDTEKFLGIGVGMHGIVDVEKGISLFAPSFDLHNIPIKEELEREFRMIVKIENDARTMTLGESWFGNGKDTDNLVGINVGHGIGAGIMINGRLFHGENNIAGEIGHVTIDLSGPKCTCGNYGCLQTLAGGPAIAERAKKQLKTGKTSRILDLVENDIEKIDGEMVYQAACDGDEFSVELLNQTGRFLGIGLVNLMHTLNPKRIIIGGGVANAGDFLMEGIKETIQSKGLTKQARDTSIVLSSLGENASAYGACVLILEEFFSQH
- a CDS encoding MerR family transcriptional regulator, which encodes MSKAVYDLTAKQINLGFQEKDHHLIEKETDFILNKIVTVMLTVFSDKIEGITFDHYGVILKSEYLLSEKHQENLLKWLKRLMEIEYPSSDIEFGKLKVDLENWYYKMGGEEIHFHYHDDYLLTPKEASERLGVSRVTLNKYIQQGLESLDTSSHHKIPLYVIDLWNDPVYCIRMQMIAQQRKMGKQTPLERLQEINNELSKLQIKYKKPNFKEAFGHLNGDNLDDPADYYLWRDLEDDKEEILKHIGGS